The Athalia rosae chromosome 4, iyAthRosa1.1, whole genome shotgun sequence DNA segment aaccccagCTGTTTCTGCTATTATCCGCAAGTATGGAACAATCGGTGGAATTCTTCTAACGGCTTCTCATAATCCTGGTGGACCTGATGCTGATTTtggtataaaattcaattgcgAGAATGGTGGGCCTGCTCCCGATGATGTTACTAATAAAATTTATGAGATCACCAAAGTTTTGGAAAGCTACAAAATTGCCCCAGGGATTGACATCGACGTCTCTAAAATTCAGAGTACTACCATACAAGTTGATGGGAAGAATTTCACTGTCAACGTCATTGATTCCGTTAATGACTATGTCGAACTTATGAAggagatatttgatttttcaagtttaaaaaaattgattcatggAACTCCTGAACGAGCTGCTTTTCAAGTTCTGATTAACTCCATGAATGGAGGTGAGATTTTCGCCTATTCTATACTAGGTAGACTATCTCAACGGTTATGATAAGAACTCCTCATACTCCTGTTGGATTGTGATTTCAGTTACTGGACCATATGTGAAGCGTATATTCATAACTGAATTAGGTGCTTCTGCTGCCAATACCGTCAATATTGTTCCACTAGAAGATTTTGGTGGTCTCCACCCTGATCCCAATTTAACTTATGCATCAGACCTTGTGGATTCTGTAAAAAATGGTCCATATGATCTTGGTGCAGCTTTTGATGGCGATGGTGACAGAAACATGGTGGATTTTTCATTCTAGTTGCATTAACTAAATTGTGGTTGAAAGAATACTCAAAGAGTAGGCTTGATTAAGTATTAGTCCAAGTATATGACCTGtgtagttgatttttttttccagattttgggGAAAAATGCTTTCTTTGTCAATCCCTCTGATTCTGTGGCAGTTATAGCAGCTAATTTCACCTCGATTCCATACTTCAGAGAAAACGGAATTATGGGATATGCTCGATCCATGCCTACTAGTTGTGCTCTTGATAAAGTAGCTGCTGCAGCTAATGCTTGTTGCTTCGAGGTGCCAACTGGATGGAAGTATTTTGGTGGGTATAAAtatgatttcaaaattttaaacgGGTGCGCGAATTTTATGActtaatttaaaattatttatgctGACTTTTCTCAGGTAATCTGATGGATGCGGGACTGTTGTCTTTGTGTGGAGAAGAAAGTTTTGGCACTGGGTCTGATCACATTCGTGAAAAGGATGGTGTTTGGGCATGCCTTGCCTGGCTCAGTATTGTAGCGTATTCAGGTAAATCAGTTGAAGAAATTCTGCAAGGACATTGGACCAAATATGGCAGGAACTTTTTTACAAGGTACATATTGAAATTAATCTGAAGAAGCTCTGCATGAACATTGGTTGAGTGAGGTATTGATAAATGTCTCGTCCAAGTAATAAACGTTACcataatagaagaaaaagggatAAAAGACTATACATACTTGAATAAGCAAAAGTTCTCGTGTGACAGGTAATCTTTATGCAAAGCTCATTCACTTCTAGGtatgattatgaaaattgCGCATCTGAGTCTGCAAATCAAATGATGGTTGAACTCGAAGAACATATTACCAGTGCTAGTTTCAAAGGAACAAAGCTCACAAATGGCGATAAATCATATGTTGTTAAAAATGCtgataattattcatacaaAGATCTAATCGACGGCAATGTCGCTAACAAACAGGTTGGTATAAATCAAACGCCAATTCAGAAGTACTTCAAAGAACCAGCCTCATAATATGGTtgtcatttatatatatcctATCAATACGTGTCTACAGGGCTTACGAATATTATTTGAAGATGGATCTCGCATAATCTTTCGCTTATCAGGAACGGGCAGTTCTGGGGCAACGATTCGACTCTATGTCGAGAGTTATGAATCTGACCCATCGACTTACAACAAAGATCCTCAAGAAGTGTTAGCACCACTTTTAAATATCGCTCTACAATTGAGTAAACTCAAAGAGCATACCGGTCGTGATACACCAACTGTCATCACATGAGCTTCGTTGGCTAGTCTACTTTCATCCTCCATCTCGAACACTTCTTGCACAGGTATCATTATTAGATTATGTACGGTACTTTCAATATGTTGATAGATTTAAGTCACACACTTATGCTACGTATCTGAAGAGttcgtttcaaaattgattcaagGCAAAGCATAACTTAGGAAACCAAGTGCATTTTGCATTTTGCTGCAGACGTCATATTAAGtctcaaaattcttttttGAGTTACAGAAAGTTACTTCTGTGATATTTAGAACGCCAAATAAAGGTCTTCAATTTGTATCATACCGAATTATACACAGTTACGACAAAAAGATTAT contains these protein-coding regions:
- the LOC105692766 gene encoding phosphoglucomutase, with the translated sequence MTSYFAPLHIQVCESIAHGYDAFFQIKRTRSGTSVMSSAPVPSLYRTPYSYDDKNMNRIEFVLYEGQKPGTSGLRKAVKVFTQEHYTENFIQSILGALGDRLTGSTLVVGGDGRYYCKEAIAKIIRITAANGIAKLIVGQDGIFSTPAVSAIIRKYGTIGGILLTASHNPGGPDADFGIKFNCENGGPAPDDVTNKIYEITKVLESYKIAPGIDIDVSKIQSTTIQVDGKNFTVNVIDSVNDYVELMKEIFDFSSLKKLIHGTPERAAFQVLINSMNGVTGPYVKRIFITELGASAANTVNIVPLEDFGGLHPDPNLTYASDLVDSVKNGPYDLGAAFDGDGDRNMILGKNAFFVNPSDSVAVIAANFTSIPYFRENGIMGYARSMPTSCALDKVAAAANACCFEVPTGWKYFGNLMDAGLLSLCGEESFGTGSDHIREKDGVWACLAWLSIVAYSGKSVEEILQGHWTKYGRNFFTRYDYENCASESANQMMVELEEHITSASFKGTKLTNGDKSYVVKNADNYSYKDLIDGNVANKQGLRILFEDGSRIIFRLSGTGSSGATIRLYVESYESDPSTYNKDPQEVLAPLLNIALQLSKLKEHTGRDTPTVIT